The DNA region GCGTTACGTCGCATATCACGCCTTGCAGGGGTTGATCTTTCAGCTCATCTGGTGGGTTGGCGGCGGCATGCTCACAGCCGCGGCTTGGGCGATCACCGGCGCATTGAGCGCGGTATTGATCGGCCTGTTGTGCATTCCCATTGCCTGCATTTTCAGCGCCATGCCGATCGTAGCTCTCGGCTACGGCATTTACGGCGGCATCCAGTCCAGTCAGGGACAGGATTTCAAGTATTGGCTGATCGGCGATTGGGTGCGCAAAACACTGACAGGCTAAGAAAAATCCCCTTCATGCGAAGGGGATTTTTTTGTTCCAACCTTACGGGATACTGCCCGAAATATCCGTGCCAAGCCGAATCTCTACATCCACCGTTGCATTCGGGTCAGGGGTGAAGCGGATTTGGCGGCTTGAGATCCCAAATGTGCTTTGCAGCCATTTGACAGTGTAGAGATCAGGACCATATACGATTACGAGAGTTTGACTATATCCTTCGGGGGAACCAGCCAATTCTGTGACGTTCATGCCATAGGATTGGAAGAGCGCCCCGGCGCGTTGGTCCAAACCGGAGTAGGTTCCGTCCAT from Anaerolineales bacterium includes:
- a CDS encoding DUF4870 domain-containing protein, whose protein sequence is MNEQMPQSPPAPLTPEEERQWAMIAHLGVLVNLISGFLGPVVPLAIYMIYKERSRYVAYHALQGLIFQLIWWVGGGMLTAAAWAITGALSAVLIGLLCIPIACIFSAMPIVALGYGIYGGIQSSQGQDFKYWLIGDWVRKTLTG